The Meriones unguiculatus strain TT.TT164.6M chromosome 6, Bangor_MerUng_6.1, whole genome shotgun sequence genome has a window encoding:
- the Uba7 gene encoding ubiquitin-like modifier-activating enzyme 7 isoform X2: MDEELYSRQLYVLGLPAMQRIKAAKVLLCGLQGLGAEVAKNLVLMGVGSLTLHDPHPTCWADLAAQFFLSEESLGRSRAEASQALLAQLNEAVQISIHTGDITEDLLRGFQVVVLTDSKLEEQLKVGTLCHKCGVYFLMAETRGLLGRLFCDFGEGFTVEDPTEAEPVTAAIQDISQGSPGIVTLRGDAKSQPFYDGDLVVFSGVEGMVELNCHSPQPVRVQKDGSLVIGDTTTFSRYLRGGVVTEVKRPKSVRHEPLHTALLRPRVVAQNTQEVQRAHCLHQAFRALHKFQQLHGRLPKPWDPVDAETVVGLARDLEPLEGPKEESLDKTLLRTIALSSAGSLSPMAAIVGGVAAQEVLKAISRKFMPLDQWLYFDALECLPEDEKLLPNPEDCHPRNCRYDGQIAVFGTGFQEKLSYQNYLLVGAGAIGCEMLKVFALVGLGVRANGGSLTVADMDHIERSNLSRQFLFRPQDIGRPKAEVAAAAARRLNPDLQVTWCNSPLDPTTEDTYGDGFFSRLHGVVAALDSFQARHYVAARCRHYLKPLLEAGTQGTRGSASVFVPHVTDAYRGPASASEDASAPVCTLRHVPSTVEHGLQWARNEFEGLFRLSAETVNCYQQTRSSLSDTDRTLLQQVLGVLRTRPRTWKDCVEWALGHWQLCFHDSILEQLRRFPSDKVLGDGTLFWSGSRKCPRPLRFDPNQDMHFLYVLAAANLYAWMHGLPGSRNQNALRELLKQLPEPGSMGQNLFSAGAFTPAEFGQEQLKELQGILEDWSKGPPLKPVLFGKDDDSNFHVDFVVAATDLRCQNYRILPVNHARIRQIVGRIIPAIVTSTAVVAGLLGLELYKVVSGQWSRGTFRHTYLHLAENHFVRSVPSAPAIQWFHHLNWTCWHRFKVPAVQPERTLDLLLAHIQEEHGLKVKMLLHGSALLYSSGWSLEKQTERLSLRVTELVEQVTGRKPGPGQRVLVLELSCEGEDDETAFPPLHYEL, from the exons ATGGATGAGGAGCTATACTCAAGGCAGCT GTATGTCCTGGGCCTGCCTGCTATGCAGAGGATCAAGGCAGCCAAAGTCTTGCTATGTGGCCTGCAGGGCCTGGGAGCTGAGGTGGCCAAGAATCTGGTCCTTATGGGTGTGGGCAGCCTCACCCTGCATGACCCCCATCCCACCTGCTGGGCTGACCTGGCTGCTCAG TTTTTCCTCTCAGAAGAGAGCTTGGGAAGGAGCAGGGCTGAGGCTTCTCAAGCACTATTGGCTCAGCTCAATGAAGCTGTCCAGATCTCCATCCACACGGGTGACATCACCGAGGACCTACTGCGGGGTTTTCAG GTAGTGGTGCTCACTGACTCCAAGCTAGAGGAGCAGCTGAAGGTGGGAACCTTGTGCCACAAGTGTGGTGTCTACTTCCTGATGGCTGAAACCCGGGGCCTTTTGGG GCGCTTGTTCTGTGACTTTGGTGAGGGCTTCACTGTTGAGGATCCCACAGAGGCAGAACCGGTGACAGCTGCCATCCAGGACATCtcccag GGATCCCCCGGCATTGTCACTCTGAGAGGAGACGCCAAAAGTCAGCCTTTCTATGATGGGGACTTGGTGGTTTTCTCAGGCGTTGAAGGCATGGTTGAACTCAACTGTCATTCTCCACAGCCTGTCAGGGTGCAGA AAGATGGGTCCTTGGTGATTGGAGACACAACAACTTTCTCCCGTTACCTGAGAGGTGGGGTTGTCACTGAGGTCAAAAGACCCAAGTCTGTGAGGCAT GAGCCCCTGCACACAGCTCTGCTTCGGCCCCGTGTGGTGGCCCAGAATACTCAGGAAGTACAACGTGCCCACTGCCTGCATCAGGCCTTCCGTGCACTGCACAAGTTCCAGCAGCTTCATGGCCGGCTACCTAAACCCTGGGATCCT GTTGATGCAGAGACCGTGGTGGGCCTGGCCCGGGACCTGGAGCCACTGGAAGGGCCGAAAGAAGAGTCACTGGATAAGACTCTTCTACGGACAATTGCCCTGAGTAGCGCTGGTAGCTTAAGCCCCATGGCAGCCATTGTGGGAGGAGTGGCTGCCCAGGAAGTCCTGAAG GCAATCTCCAGGAAGTTCATGCCCCTGGACCAGTGGCTGTACTTTGATGCCCTTGAATGTCTTCCAGAAGATGAGAAGCTCCTTCCCAATCCTGAGGACTGTCATCCG AGAAACTGCCGATACGATGGGCAAATTGCTGTGTTTGGGACTGGTTTTCAGGAGAAACTGAGCTACCAAAACTACCTCTTG GTGGGGGCTGGTGCCATCGGCTGCGAGATGCTCAAAGTCTTTGCCCTGGTGGGCCTGGGAGTCAGGGCTAATGGTGGCAGCTTGACTGTGGCCGACATGGACCACATAGAACGCTCCAACCTCAGCCGGCAGTTCCTCTTCAGGCCCCAGGACATTGGG AGGCCCAAGGCGGAGGTGGCCGCAGCAGCAGCCCGGCGTTTAAACCCAGATCTGCAAGTGACCTGGTGTAACTCCCCGCTGGATCCCACCACGGAGGACACCTACGGCGACGGCTTCTTCTCCAGGCTGCATGGTGTGGTTGCTGCTCTGGACAGCTTCCAGGCCC GGCACTACGTTGCTGCTCGATGCAGACACTATCTGAAACCGCTGCTGGAGGCGGGCACACAGGGGACCCGAGGGAGTGCTTCAGTGTTCGTGCCCCACGTCACCGACGCCTACCGCGGCCCCGCTTCAGCTTCTGAGGATGCGTCAGCCCCCGTGTGTACCCTGAGGCACGTCCCCAGCACGGTGGAGCACGGCCTGCAG tgggCCCGGAATGAATTTGAGGGACTCTTCAGACTATCCGCAGAGACCGTCAACTGCTACCAACA gacACGCTCTTCCCTGTCCGACACAGATAGGACCTTGCTGCAGCAAGTGCTGGGCGTCCTAAGAACGCGCCCACGGACCTGGAAGGACTGCGTAGAGTGGGCTCTTGGCCACTGGCAGCTGTGCTTCCATGATAGCATCCTAGAGCAGCTGAGGCGCTTCCCATCCGATAAA gTGCTTGGTGATGGAACTCTGTTCTGGTCAGGATCCAGAAAGTGTCCACGTCCCTTGCGATTTGACCCCAACCAA GACATGCATTTCCTCTACGTGCTGGCAGCTGCTAACCTGTATGCATGGATGCATGGGCTGCCGGGCTCACGAAATCAGAATGCACTCAGGGAACTGCTGAAGCAGCTTCCAGAGCCTGGTTCTATGGGCCAGAACCTCTTCTCTGCTGGTGCTTTCACTCCTGCTGAGTTTG GCCAGGAGCAGCTGAAGGAACTGCAGGGAATCCTGGAAGACTGGAGCAAGGGTCCTCCGCTGAAGCCTGTGCTGTTCGGGAAG GATGATGACAGCAATTTCCACGTGGACTTTGTGGTAGCAGCGACTGACCTTCGATGTCAGAACTACAGGATCCTACCAGTCAACCATGCTCGG ATCAGGCAAATTGTGGGCCGGATTATCCCAGCCATCGTCACCAGCACAGCAGTTGTGGCGGGCTTACTGGGCCTGGAGCTGTATAAGGTGGTTAGTGGGCAATGGTCCCGTGGGACCTTCCGTCACACTTATCTGCACCTGGCTGAAAACCACTTCGTGCGTTCAGTGCCTTCTGCCCCAGCCATCCAGTGG TTCCATCACCTGAACTGGACCTGTTGGCACCGCTTCAAGGTACCTGCTGTGCAGCCTGAGAGGACACTGGACTTGCTGCTGGCCCATATCCAG GAAGAGCATGGACTGAAGGTGAAAATGCTGCTACATGGCTCGGCTCTGCTCTATTCGTCAGGATGGTCATTGGAAAAGCAGACTGAGCGCCTGAGTCTCAG GGTGACGGAACTGGTGGAGCAGGTGACTGGCAGGAAGCCTGGGCCTGGGCAACGGGTCCTGGTACTGGAGCTGAGCTGTGAGGGCGAGGACGATGAAACTGCCTTCCCACCTCTGCATTATGAGCTGTGA
- the Uba7 gene encoding ubiquitin-like modifier-activating enzyme 7 isoform X3, with product MDEELYSRQLYVLGLPAMQRIKAAKVLLCGLQGLGAEVAKNLVLMGVGSLTLHDPHPTCWADLAAQFFLSEESLGRSRAEASQALLAQLNEAVQISIHTGDITEDLLRGFQVVVLTDSKLEEQLKVGTLCHKCGVYFLMAETRGLLGRLFCDFGEGFTVEDPTEAEPVTAAIQDISQGSPGIVTLRGDAKSQPFYDGDLVVFSGVEGMVELNCHSPQPVRVQNGSLVIGDTTTFSRYLRGGVVTEVKRPKSVRHEPLHTALLRPRVVAQNTQEVQRAHCLHQAFRALHKFQQLHGRLPKPWDPVDAETVVGLARDLEPLEGPKEESLDKTLLRTIALSSAGSLSPMAAIVGGVAAQEVLKAISRKFMPLDQWLYFDALECLPEDEKLLPNPEDCHPRNCRYDGQIAVFGTGFQEKLSYQNYLLQVGAGAIGCEMLKVFALVGLGVRANGGSLTVADMDHIERSNLSRQFLFRPQDIGRPKAEVAAAAARRLNPDLQVTWCNSPLDPTTEDTYGDGFFSRLHGVVAALDSFQARHYVAARCRHYLKPLLEAGTQGTRGSASVFVPHVTDAYRGPASASEDASAPVCTLRHVPSTVEHGLQWARNEFEGLFRLSAETVNCYQQTRSSLSDTDRTLLQQVLGVLRTRPRTWKDCVEWALGHWQLCFHDSILEQLRRFPSDKVLGDGTLFWSGSRKCPRPLRFDPNQDMHFLYVLAAANLYAWMHGLPGSRNQNALRELLKQLPEPGSMGQNLFSAGAFTPAEFGQEQLKELQGILEDWSKGPPLKPVLFGKDDDSNFHVDFVVAATDLRCQNYRILPVNHARIRQIVGRIIPAIVTSTAVVAGLLGLELYKVVSGQWSRGTFRHTYLHLAENHFVRSVPSAPAIQWFHHLNWTCWHRFKVPAVQPERTLDLLLAHIQEEHGLKVKMLLHGSALLYSSGWSLEKQTERLSLRVTELVEQVTGRKPGPGQRVLVLELSCEGEDDETAFPPLHYEL from the exons ATGGATGAGGAGCTATACTCAAGGCAGCT GTATGTCCTGGGCCTGCCTGCTATGCAGAGGATCAAGGCAGCCAAAGTCTTGCTATGTGGCCTGCAGGGCCTGGGAGCTGAGGTGGCCAAGAATCTGGTCCTTATGGGTGTGGGCAGCCTCACCCTGCATGACCCCCATCCCACCTGCTGGGCTGACCTGGCTGCTCAG TTTTTCCTCTCAGAAGAGAGCTTGGGAAGGAGCAGGGCTGAGGCTTCTCAAGCACTATTGGCTCAGCTCAATGAAGCTGTCCAGATCTCCATCCACACGGGTGACATCACCGAGGACCTACTGCGGGGTTTTCAG GTAGTGGTGCTCACTGACTCCAAGCTAGAGGAGCAGCTGAAGGTGGGAACCTTGTGCCACAAGTGTGGTGTCTACTTCCTGATGGCTGAAACCCGGGGCCTTTTGGG GCGCTTGTTCTGTGACTTTGGTGAGGGCTTCACTGTTGAGGATCCCACAGAGGCAGAACCGGTGACAGCTGCCATCCAGGACATCtcccag GGATCCCCCGGCATTGTCACTCTGAGAGGAGACGCCAAAAGTCAGCCTTTCTATGATGGGGACTTGGTGGTTTTCTCAGGCGTTGAAGGCATGGTTGAACTCAACTGTCATTCTCCACAGCCTGTCAGGGTGCAGA ATGGGTCCTTGGTGATTGGAGACACAACAACTTTCTCCCGTTACCTGAGAGGTGGGGTTGTCACTGAGGTCAAAAGACCCAAGTCTGTGAGGCAT GAGCCCCTGCACACAGCTCTGCTTCGGCCCCGTGTGGTGGCCCAGAATACTCAGGAAGTACAACGTGCCCACTGCCTGCATCAGGCCTTCCGTGCACTGCACAAGTTCCAGCAGCTTCATGGCCGGCTACCTAAACCCTGGGATCCT GTTGATGCAGAGACCGTGGTGGGCCTGGCCCGGGACCTGGAGCCACTGGAAGGGCCGAAAGAAGAGTCACTGGATAAGACTCTTCTACGGACAATTGCCCTGAGTAGCGCTGGTAGCTTAAGCCCCATGGCAGCCATTGTGGGAGGAGTGGCTGCCCAGGAAGTCCTGAAG GCAATCTCCAGGAAGTTCATGCCCCTGGACCAGTGGCTGTACTTTGATGCCCTTGAATGTCTTCCAGAAGATGAGAAGCTCCTTCCCAATCCTGAGGACTGTCATCCG AGAAACTGCCGATACGATGGGCAAATTGCTGTGTTTGGGACTGGTTTTCAGGAGAAACTGAGCTACCAAAACTACCTCTTG CAGGTGGGGGCTGGTGCCATCGGCTGCGAGATGCTCAAAGTCTTTGCCCTGGTGGGCCTGGGAGTCAGGGCTAATGGTGGCAGCTTGACTGTGGCCGACATGGACCACATAGAACGCTCCAACCTCAGCCGGCAGTTCCTCTTCAGGCCCCAGGACATTGGG AGGCCCAAGGCGGAGGTGGCCGCAGCAGCAGCCCGGCGTTTAAACCCAGATCTGCAAGTGACCTGGTGTAACTCCCCGCTGGATCCCACCACGGAGGACACCTACGGCGACGGCTTCTTCTCCAGGCTGCATGGTGTGGTTGCTGCTCTGGACAGCTTCCAGGCCC GGCACTACGTTGCTGCTCGATGCAGACACTATCTGAAACCGCTGCTGGAGGCGGGCACACAGGGGACCCGAGGGAGTGCTTCAGTGTTCGTGCCCCACGTCACCGACGCCTACCGCGGCCCCGCTTCAGCTTCTGAGGATGCGTCAGCCCCCGTGTGTACCCTGAGGCACGTCCCCAGCACGGTGGAGCACGGCCTGCAG tgggCCCGGAATGAATTTGAGGGACTCTTCAGACTATCCGCAGAGACCGTCAACTGCTACCAACA gacACGCTCTTCCCTGTCCGACACAGATAGGACCTTGCTGCAGCAAGTGCTGGGCGTCCTAAGAACGCGCCCACGGACCTGGAAGGACTGCGTAGAGTGGGCTCTTGGCCACTGGCAGCTGTGCTTCCATGATAGCATCCTAGAGCAGCTGAGGCGCTTCCCATCCGATAAA gTGCTTGGTGATGGAACTCTGTTCTGGTCAGGATCCAGAAAGTGTCCACGTCCCTTGCGATTTGACCCCAACCAA GACATGCATTTCCTCTACGTGCTGGCAGCTGCTAACCTGTATGCATGGATGCATGGGCTGCCGGGCTCACGAAATCAGAATGCACTCAGGGAACTGCTGAAGCAGCTTCCAGAGCCTGGTTCTATGGGCCAGAACCTCTTCTCTGCTGGTGCTTTCACTCCTGCTGAGTTTG GCCAGGAGCAGCTGAAGGAACTGCAGGGAATCCTGGAAGACTGGAGCAAGGGTCCTCCGCTGAAGCCTGTGCTGTTCGGGAAG GATGATGACAGCAATTTCCACGTGGACTTTGTGGTAGCAGCGACTGACCTTCGATGTCAGAACTACAGGATCCTACCAGTCAACCATGCTCGG ATCAGGCAAATTGTGGGCCGGATTATCCCAGCCATCGTCACCAGCACAGCAGTTGTGGCGGGCTTACTGGGCCTGGAGCTGTATAAGGTGGTTAGTGGGCAATGGTCCCGTGGGACCTTCCGTCACACTTATCTGCACCTGGCTGAAAACCACTTCGTGCGTTCAGTGCCTTCTGCCCCAGCCATCCAGTGG TTCCATCACCTGAACTGGACCTGTTGGCACCGCTTCAAGGTACCTGCTGTGCAGCCTGAGAGGACACTGGACTTGCTGCTGGCCCATATCCAG GAAGAGCATGGACTGAAGGTGAAAATGCTGCTACATGGCTCGGCTCTGCTCTATTCGTCAGGATGGTCATTGGAAAAGCAGACTGAGCGCCTGAGTCTCAG GGTGACGGAACTGGTGGAGCAGGTGACTGGCAGGAAGCCTGGGCCTGGGCAACGGGTCCTGGTACTGGAGCTGAGCTGTGAGGGCGAGGACGATGAAACTGCCTTCCCACCTCTGCATTATGAGCTGTGA
- the Uba7 gene encoding ubiquitin-like modifier-activating enzyme 7 isoform X5 has translation MDEELYSRQLYVLGLPAMQRIKAAKVLLCGLQGLGAEVAKNLVLMGVGSLTLHDPHPTCWADLAAQFFLSEESLGRSRAEASQALLAQLNEAVQISIHTGDITEDLLRGFQVVVLTDSKLEEQLKVGTLCHKCGVYFLMAETRGLLGRLFCDFGEGFTVEDPTEAEPVTAAIQDISQGSPGIVTLRGDAKSQPFYDGDLVVFSGVEGMVELNCHSPQPVRVQKDGSLVIGDTTTFSRYLRGGVVTEVKRPKSVRHEPLHTALLRPRVVAQNTQEVQRAHCLHQAFRALHKFQQLHGRLPKPWDPVDAETVVGLARDLEPLEGPKEESLDKTLLRTIALSSAGSLSPMAAIVGGVAAQEVLKAISRKFMPLDQWLYFDALECLPEDEKLLPNPEDCHPRNCRYDGQIAVFGTGFQEKLSYQNYLLQVGAGAIGCEMLKVFALVGLGVRANGGSLTVADMDHIERSNLSRQFLFRPQDIGRPKAEVAAAAARRLNPDLQVTWCNSPLDPTTEDTYGDGFFSRLHGVVAALDSFQARHYVAARCRHYLKPLLEAGTQGTRGSASVFVPHVTDAYRGPASASEDASAPVCTLRHVPSTVEHGLQWARNEFEGLFRLSAETVNCYQQTRSSLSDTDRTLLQQVLGVLRTRPRTWKDCVEWALGHWQLCFHDSILEQLRRFPSDKVLGDGTLFWSGSRKCPRPLRFDPNQDMHFLYVLAAANLYAWMHGLPGSRNQNALRELLKQLPEPGSMGQNLFSAGAFTPAEFGQEQLKELQGILEDWSKGPPLKPVLFGKDDDSNFHVDFVVAATDLRCQNYRILPVNHARFHHLNWTCWHRFKVPAVQPERTLDLLLAHIQEEHGLKVKMLLHGSALLYSSGWSLEKQTERLSLRVTELVEQVTGRKPGPGQRVLVLELSCEGEDDETAFPPLHYEL, from the exons ATGGATGAGGAGCTATACTCAAGGCAGCT GTATGTCCTGGGCCTGCCTGCTATGCAGAGGATCAAGGCAGCCAAAGTCTTGCTATGTGGCCTGCAGGGCCTGGGAGCTGAGGTGGCCAAGAATCTGGTCCTTATGGGTGTGGGCAGCCTCACCCTGCATGACCCCCATCCCACCTGCTGGGCTGACCTGGCTGCTCAG TTTTTCCTCTCAGAAGAGAGCTTGGGAAGGAGCAGGGCTGAGGCTTCTCAAGCACTATTGGCTCAGCTCAATGAAGCTGTCCAGATCTCCATCCACACGGGTGACATCACCGAGGACCTACTGCGGGGTTTTCAG GTAGTGGTGCTCACTGACTCCAAGCTAGAGGAGCAGCTGAAGGTGGGAACCTTGTGCCACAAGTGTGGTGTCTACTTCCTGATGGCTGAAACCCGGGGCCTTTTGGG GCGCTTGTTCTGTGACTTTGGTGAGGGCTTCACTGTTGAGGATCCCACAGAGGCAGAACCGGTGACAGCTGCCATCCAGGACATCtcccag GGATCCCCCGGCATTGTCACTCTGAGAGGAGACGCCAAAAGTCAGCCTTTCTATGATGGGGACTTGGTGGTTTTCTCAGGCGTTGAAGGCATGGTTGAACTCAACTGTCATTCTCCACAGCCTGTCAGGGTGCAGA AAGATGGGTCCTTGGTGATTGGAGACACAACAACTTTCTCCCGTTACCTGAGAGGTGGGGTTGTCACTGAGGTCAAAAGACCCAAGTCTGTGAGGCAT GAGCCCCTGCACACAGCTCTGCTTCGGCCCCGTGTGGTGGCCCAGAATACTCAGGAAGTACAACGTGCCCACTGCCTGCATCAGGCCTTCCGTGCACTGCACAAGTTCCAGCAGCTTCATGGCCGGCTACCTAAACCCTGGGATCCT GTTGATGCAGAGACCGTGGTGGGCCTGGCCCGGGACCTGGAGCCACTGGAAGGGCCGAAAGAAGAGTCACTGGATAAGACTCTTCTACGGACAATTGCCCTGAGTAGCGCTGGTAGCTTAAGCCCCATGGCAGCCATTGTGGGAGGAGTGGCTGCCCAGGAAGTCCTGAAG GCAATCTCCAGGAAGTTCATGCCCCTGGACCAGTGGCTGTACTTTGATGCCCTTGAATGTCTTCCAGAAGATGAGAAGCTCCTTCCCAATCCTGAGGACTGTCATCCG AGAAACTGCCGATACGATGGGCAAATTGCTGTGTTTGGGACTGGTTTTCAGGAGAAACTGAGCTACCAAAACTACCTCTTG CAGGTGGGGGCTGGTGCCATCGGCTGCGAGATGCTCAAAGTCTTTGCCCTGGTGGGCCTGGGAGTCAGGGCTAATGGTGGCAGCTTGACTGTGGCCGACATGGACCACATAGAACGCTCCAACCTCAGCCGGCAGTTCCTCTTCAGGCCCCAGGACATTGGG AGGCCCAAGGCGGAGGTGGCCGCAGCAGCAGCCCGGCGTTTAAACCCAGATCTGCAAGTGACCTGGTGTAACTCCCCGCTGGATCCCACCACGGAGGACACCTACGGCGACGGCTTCTTCTCCAGGCTGCATGGTGTGGTTGCTGCTCTGGACAGCTTCCAGGCCC GGCACTACGTTGCTGCTCGATGCAGACACTATCTGAAACCGCTGCTGGAGGCGGGCACACAGGGGACCCGAGGGAGTGCTTCAGTGTTCGTGCCCCACGTCACCGACGCCTACCGCGGCCCCGCTTCAGCTTCTGAGGATGCGTCAGCCCCCGTGTGTACCCTGAGGCACGTCCCCAGCACGGTGGAGCACGGCCTGCAG tgggCCCGGAATGAATTTGAGGGACTCTTCAGACTATCCGCAGAGACCGTCAACTGCTACCAACA gacACGCTCTTCCCTGTCCGACACAGATAGGACCTTGCTGCAGCAAGTGCTGGGCGTCCTAAGAACGCGCCCACGGACCTGGAAGGACTGCGTAGAGTGGGCTCTTGGCCACTGGCAGCTGTGCTTCCATGATAGCATCCTAGAGCAGCTGAGGCGCTTCCCATCCGATAAA gTGCTTGGTGATGGAACTCTGTTCTGGTCAGGATCCAGAAAGTGTCCACGTCCCTTGCGATTTGACCCCAACCAA GACATGCATTTCCTCTACGTGCTGGCAGCTGCTAACCTGTATGCATGGATGCATGGGCTGCCGGGCTCACGAAATCAGAATGCACTCAGGGAACTGCTGAAGCAGCTTCCAGAGCCTGGTTCTATGGGCCAGAACCTCTTCTCTGCTGGTGCTTTCACTCCTGCTGAGTTTG GCCAGGAGCAGCTGAAGGAACTGCAGGGAATCCTGGAAGACTGGAGCAAGGGTCCTCCGCTGAAGCCTGTGCTGTTCGGGAAG GATGATGACAGCAATTTCCACGTGGACTTTGTGGTAGCAGCGACTGACCTTCGATGTCAGAACTACAGGATCCTACCAGTCAACCATGCTCGG TTCCATCACCTGAACTGGACCTGTTGGCACCGCTTCAAGGTACCTGCTGTGCAGCCTGAGAGGACACTGGACTTGCTGCTGGCCCATATCCAG GAAGAGCATGGACTGAAGGTGAAAATGCTGCTACATGGCTCGGCTCTGCTCTATTCGTCAGGATGGTCATTGGAAAAGCAGACTGAGCGCCTGAGTCTCAG GGTGACGGAACTGGTGGAGCAGGTGACTGGCAGGAAGCCTGGGCCTGGGCAACGGGTCCTGGTACTGGAGCTGAGCTGTGAGGGCGAGGACGATGAAACTGCCTTCCCACCTCTGCATTATGAGCTGTGA